The following are encoded in a window of Amphibacillus xylanus NBRC 15112 genomic DNA:
- a CDS encoding KH domain-containing protein, translated as MKALITTIVKPLVDYPEDVVVTENEESNKIVYHLTVHPDDIGKVIGKNGRIAKSIRTVVYAIGSDVKKRIYLDIM; from the coding sequence ATGAAGGCCTTAATAACAACGATTGTAAAGCCATTGGTCGATTATCCAGAAGATGTTGTAGTGACTGAAAATGAAGAGTCAAATAAAATTGTCTATCATTTAACAGTTCATCCAGATGATATCGGGAAAGTAATTGGTAAAAATGGTCGAATTGCTAAGTCAATTCGTACAGTTGTTTATGCGATCGGTTCTGATGTTAAAAAACGTATTTATCTAGATATTATGTAA
- the rplS gene encoding 50S ribosomal protein L19: MQQLIADITKDQLRTDHPDFRPGDTVKVHVKVVEGTRERIQIFEGVVIKRQNGGISETFTVRKISYGVGVERTFPVHSPRIEKVEVTRRGKVRRAKLYYLRNRRGKAARIKEIR; this comes from the coding sequence ATGCAACAATTAATTGCAGACATTACTAAAGATCAATTACGTACAGATCATCCAGATTTCCGTCCAGGGGACACTGTAAAAGTTCACGTTAAAGTTGTTGAGGGAACTCGTGAGCGTATTCAGATTTTTGAAGGTGTTGTCATTAAGCGCCAAAACGGTGGAATTAGTGAAACATTTACAGTACGTAAGATTTCTTATGGTGTTGGTGTAGAACGTACTTTCCCAGTACATTCACCACGAATTGAAAAAGTTGAAGTTACTCGTCGTGGTAAAGTTCGCCGCGCTAAACTTTACTACTTACGTAATCGTCGTGGTAAAGCAGCACGTATTAAAGAAATTCGATAA
- the rpsP gene encoding 30S ribosomal protein S16, whose product MAVKIRLKRMGSKRNPFYRVVVADSRSPRDGRIIEQIGTYNPVVNPAEVKLDEDKALDWMAKGAQPSDTVRNLFSKEGIMQKFHDQKNQK is encoded by the coding sequence ATGGCAGTTAAAATTCGTTTAAAACGTATGGGATCTAAACGTAACCCTTTCTATCGTGTAGTTGTAGCTGATTCACGTTCACCACGTGATGGACGTATTATCGAGCAAATTGGAACATATAATCCGGTTGTTAATCCGGCTGAAGTTAAATTAGATGAAGATAAAGCATTAGACTGGATGGCTAAAGGTGCACAACCTAGCGATACAGTTCGTAACCTTTTCTCTAAAGAAGGCATCATGCAAAAGTTCCACGATCAGAAAAATCAAAAATAA
- the rimM gene encoding ribosome maturation factor RimM (Essential for efficient processing of 16S rRNA) produces MEFFNVGKIVNTHGIKGEVKVVRITDFDQRFQPGNQLYLFLPNQTTPIKLMIERHRKHKQFDMLTFKGYYSINDVEHFKQGMLKISEADLHPLEEGSYYYHEIIGCEVVTTSGEKLGPVAEVLAPGANDVWVVKRKNQKDLLIPYIDDIVKEVNIEQKQITIEPMEGLLS; encoded by the coding sequence ATGGAATTTTTTAATGTGGGTAAAATCGTTAATACTCATGGCATTAAAGGGGAAGTTAAGGTTGTGCGTATTACCGATTTTGATCAACGTTTTCAACCCGGAAATCAACTTTATTTATTCCTGCCAAATCAAACGACACCCATTAAACTAATGATTGAAAGACATAGAAAGCATAAACAATTTGATATGCTAACCTTTAAAGGCTACTACTCCATTAATGATGTTGAGCATTTTAAACAAGGAATGCTTAAAATTTCAGAAGCAGATTTACATCCATTAGAAGAAGGTAGCTATTACTATCATGAAATCATTGGCTGTGAAGTGGTTACGACTTCTGGTGAGAAGCTTGGTCCTGTAGCAGAAGTGCTTGCGCCAGGTGCAAATGATGTATGGGTTGTTAAACGTAAAAATCAAAAAGATCTATTAATCCCATATATTGATGATATCGTTAAAGAAGTTAACATAGAACAGAAACAGATCACGATCGAACCAATGGAAGGGCTGTTATCTTAA
- the trmD gene encoding tRNA (guanosine(37)-N1)-methyltransferase TrmD, translating into MKIDVLTLFPDMFEGVMGSSIMKKAQDKEALQFQAIDFRNYADNKHQKVDDYPYGGGAGMVLMPQPIFSAVEAIEKVSQKSPRIILMCPQGKRYDQKKAEELAKEDHLIFICGHYEGYDERIREHLVTDEISIGDFILTGGEIGAMAVIDSVVRLLPDVLGNEDSAVEDSFSTGLLEHPHYTRPAQFRGYEVPEVLRSGHHQKIVDWRRKESLKRTKQRRPDLLENYPLTDEEKQWLDEID; encoded by the coding sequence ATGAAAATAGATGTATTAACATTATTTCCAGACATGTTTGAAGGTGTGATGGGTTCATCAATTATGAAAAAAGCACAAGATAAGGAAGCGCTCCAGTTTCAAGCAATTGATTTTAGAAATTATGCTGATAATAAGCATCAAAAAGTTGATGATTACCCTTATGGTGGTGGAGCTGGAATGGTCTTAATGCCGCAGCCGATTTTTTCTGCTGTTGAAGCGATAGAAAAAGTATCTCAAAAGTCACCACGTATAATCTTAATGTGTCCACAAGGAAAACGTTATGATCAAAAAAAGGCTGAAGAATTAGCCAAGGAAGACCATTTGATTTTTATTTGTGGCCATTATGAAGGTTATGATGAAAGGATTCGAGAGCATCTCGTAACAGATGAAATCTCAATCGGTGATTTTATTTTAACTGGTGGAGAGATTGGTGCGATGGCAGTGATTGATAGTGTTGTTCGGTTGCTTCCAGATGTACTAGGGAATGAAGATTCCGCAGTTGAAGATTCTTTCTCTACTGGCCTGTTAGAACACCCGCATTATACAAGACCTGCTCAATTTAGAGGCTATGAAGTTCCAGAAGTATTACGTTCTGGCCACCATCAGAAAATCGTCGATTGGCGCAGAAAAGAATCGTTAAAAAGAACGAAGCAACGCCGTCCAGATTTATTAGAAAATTATCCTCTAACTGATGAGGAAAAGCAATGGTTAGATGAAATAGATTAA